The following is a genomic window from Solanum stenotomum isolate F172 chromosome 4, ASM1918654v1, whole genome shotgun sequence.
GGATTCCATAGAAATGGTGACAGCAACAGGATCCTTCAAGCAGGCAGTGGAATATGATTGGTGTCCGAAGTTTTGCACGGAATGTATGAAATTTAGGCATTATGCTAAAGCATGTTGGACTAAGGTTGAGGGAAAGCAAGAAGAACCTCAATTTCAGGAagttaagaagaagaaacacAGAAACAAAAGACAAAAAGCTCCACAACCAAGATACGATTGGAAGGCTAAGGGGGAAATTGTACAGATGAGGCTAGTTGCTAGCAAACCCGACAAGGAGGAAGGGACATGGGCAAAGGTATTACTCCTAATTTGATGCAAGTGCAGGCAAGACTACAAATCACAAATAGTTATAACGTTCTCCAGGAAGCTGAAGATCCTGGGGGCACTCACAACCCTGAATGATCATCTCGACATGAAACATAAGAGTGCTTAACTAGCACTTAAAGAATAAAGAGCTGAGACTTTTTCTGTAGAAGAATAAGGTAGATGTTATGGGAGTTGTTGAAACTAGAGGAAAAGTGCACAAAGTTGGGAATATTTTGAAGAAGATGGTGACTGATTGGATGCATTGTCTAAACTCTCCGATGGCTTATAATGGTAGAGTATGGTTACTATGGAAAGATCATATACAAGTACATATATTGGTTGTTCATGAGCAATTCATCAATTGTAAAATTTCAGACAAAACTAGTCCTTTCTCATCTTACTTTACTGTTGTTTATGCCAAGAATGAAAGTCAGCAAAGAGAGGACCTATGGAGAGAATTAGTACAGATTGGGGGTATTATCCAAGAGGCTTGGTTGTTAACTGGGAATTTCAACAATGTTTTAACTACTGATGATAGGTTAGGCTTCCCTGTTATGCAAGAAGAGACACAAGCTTTCCAAGATTGTATTGATACTCTGCAACTTACAACACTAAAGCAAATAAGATGGCACTTCACTTTCTGTAATAAACAACATGATGTTAATCGAGTTTATTCCAAAATTGATTGGGTCATGGGAAATTTTAGTGGATAATGGATTATAGACACGTAGAAACAAAGTTCTTGAATCCAGGAGTATCTGATCAATCTCCAATTCTCATTCAGGTGAATACAAGACCTCCATCGAAACAAAAATCTTTTAGATTGTTTAAAACTATTTTGGATCATCCTGATTTCTTCGAATATTATTAGTCGTACGGAGTGGGAAGGTTGCTGGTACTAGAATGTTTAAGTTGTGGAGCAAACTTAAAGCTCTAAATATGGGTTGAAGGATCTCAACGCCTACATGGCATCCTATAcccaaaaaatacaatattctaGACAGAGTCTAGAGGTGATCCAGAGTCAAATTACAAAACAACCTCTCAACACTGACTTGCTTAAGCAGGAAAAAATGGTATTAAATGAAATTAGAAAGTGGAGTGGAGTGAAGGAACAtgttctcaaataaaaatccaGAGTAAACTGGATAGTTGGTGTAGAGGCAAACACCAAATATTTCCATGCCCAAATAAAGATAAAGGATTAGTAGGTATGCTGTTAATTCTATTTATAATGCTAATGGGGTTAAATTGCAGGAACCTACTCTTGTGGAGGAGGAATTCATCTCCTTCTTCTCCAGCCTTATGGGTACAGCAACTGAAGACCTTCCAAGTCCAAATGTATAGGTCAGAAGTAAGGGTCCTTGCCTATCCTATCAACAAAGATGCTTGCTCATAATTCCAGTCACAGACAATGAGATAATTGAGGCAATGGAAGGGATGGCTAAGGATAAAACCCCAGGCATTGATGGTTTCGTAGTGGAGTTCTTTCTGCAGTATTGGTATACTGTTAAAAATGATGTTATAAATGTTGTTAAAGAGTTATTTAGTAATGGGAAGTTATTGAAAGCAGTCAGTGGTACATCTATAACACGTGTGCCTAAGATTGCTACCCCCACCCAAGTGAAAGACTATCGACCTATAGCTTGTTGTTCCACTGTCTATAAGATTATCACCAAGGTCTTCACCAATAGAATTAAACTTTTCTTAGGAAAGATTGTTAGTCCATCACAATCTGCTTCCATTGAAGGGAGAAGCATTATAGATAATATTTTGTCTAGCCATGAGGTGTTGAAGTGGTACTAAAGGAAAGGAATGTCCCCTAGATGCACTATGAAAATTGATTTAAAGAAAGCTTATGATTCCATTTAATGGGAATTCCTGAGGAAAGTGcttgttgagttaggtttccctTTTAAATCCATAACTTGTATAATGGAATGTGGGTCCTATGTATCTTACTCTTTGATTATCAATAGGTGATTAACAAAATTGTTTCGAGGGAAAAGGGGAATTAGAAAAGGAGGTCCAATGTCCCCTTACCTTTTTGTTTTGGCCATGGAGTACCTTCAGAGAGAGTTGGAAGAGATTAAACTTAGCAAGGACTTCAAGTATCATCCAAGATGCAAGAAACTTGGGGTAGTTCATATATGTTTTGCAGATGATTTGTTGCTGTTCTGCAAAGCTGACCTTAAGTCTATCCAATTGCTCCAAAGAGCTTTTCAGTGATTTTCTAAAGCTTCTGGTTTACAAGCCAACAATGAAAAAAGTTGTATATTCATGAGTGGAGTGAAGTAAGAATTGAAGTAGACTATCCTAGAAACTTTGGGATATGTAGAAGGGGAAGTACCTTTTATATATTTGGGGGGTGTCCGTGTCATCCAAGAAACTGACCATTGGTCAGTGTTTGCCCTTAGTGGAGAAGATTACAGAAAGAATTAGGTGTTGGTCTGCCAAATTGCTTTCATATGCTGGGCGAATTCAACTAATTAAATCAATCATCTTTGGTATGCAGACTTActaggaaaaaatatttgtattaccCAAAAGAATCTTGAAGATGATAGAGGGAGTGTGCAGAACTTATTTATGGACATGCTCAGTAGTAAGGTCAATGAAGGCTCTTGTTTCATGGGAAAAACTCTGCCTTCCAAAGGCTGCACGAGGTGtgaatattataaatatgagtTTGTGGAACAGTGTTGCCATATTGAAACTGTTGTAGGctattcataaaaaaatggaTTGTTTGTGGATAAGATGGGTACATATCTACtatatgaaagatgaatttgtAGAGAACTGCACTATTCCAGCTAGTGCTACTTAATTGTGTTGTAAGGAAAATTTTGGAGTCAAGGAAGTACTTAGGAACTTGTTCTTCCCAAGGACATCTTGATGTTAAGCTGAATGAAG
Proteins encoded in this region:
- the LOC125861414 gene encoding uncharacterized protein LOC125861414, which gives rise to MAIDKIKLKKMNAQRPLHGFNSRPLQLAQQPHHNQEGVAPASLVYNEKLNLLLPFMMQKFAPRLQFLEEDSSGQSTPLEKLAYEGNMEVKEGLPVGYWSSEVLSKVASLIGKPLYTYSFTVAMARISYARVPVETVVSQPLLDSIEMVTATGSFKQAVEYDWCPKFCTECMKFRHYAKACWTKVEGKQEEPQFQEVKKKKHRNKRQKAPQPRYDWKAKGEIVQMRLVASKPDKEEGTWAKKNKVDVMGVVETRGKVHKVGNILKKMVTDWMHCLNSPMAYNGRVWLLWKDHIQVHILVVHEQFINCKISDKTSPFSSYFTVVYAKNESQQREDLWRELVQIGGIIQEAWLLTGNFNNVLTTDDRLGFPVMQEETQAFQDCIDTLQLTTLKQIRWHFTFCNKQHDVNRVYSKIDWVMGNFSG